In one Rhodococcus sp. B50 genomic region, the following are encoded:
- a CDS encoding DUF742 domain-containing protein, translating into MSVADSEWPVVGATGARFGSGRSRRRRRPADHAVPVRDHHEPDLVVDEVAATEVNRPAAQPADAAQQTYAAQPAGRDAGTGTSVGIEDMNQPETSSFVRPFVRSGGRTRAEVELPLEALVSAVPSAMGSESGPAMDEHRLVLGLCAQPRSIMEIAALARIPLGVARVLVGDLAATGEITVHRTADKVGPNVELLERVLTGLNHL; encoded by the coding sequence ATGAGCGTTGCGGACAGCGAATGGCCGGTCGTGGGGGCGACCGGGGCGAGATTCGGATCCGGCCGGTCCCGTCGACGTCGGCGGCCGGCGGATCACGCCGTGCCGGTACGGGATCACCACGAGCCGGACCTCGTCGTCGACGAGGTCGCGGCCACCGAGGTGAACCGACCCGCAGCGCAGCCGGCCGACGCAGCGCAGCAGACCTACGCAGCGCAGCCGGCCGGCCGGGATGCGGGCACCGGGACCAGTGTGGGAATCGAGGACATGAACCAGCCAGAGACGTCGTCGTTCGTGCGCCCGTTCGTGCGGAGCGGGGGACGCACCCGAGCCGAGGTCGAGTTACCTCTCGAAGCGCTCGTGTCGGCCGTCCCCTCCGCGATGGGCAGTGAGTCCGGTCCGGCCATGGACGAGCACCGACTCGTCCTGGGGCTGTGTGCTCAACCCCGATCGATCATGGAAATCGCGGCACTCGCCCGGATCCCGCTCGGTGTCGCTCGGGTGCTGGTCGGCGACCTCGCGGCGACCGGTGAGATCACCGTGCACCGCACGGCCGACAAGGTGGGACCGAACGTCGAACTGCTCGAACGGGTGCTGACGGGTCTGAACCACCTCTGA
- a CDS encoding 2-isopropylmalate synthase gives MNAFTSFSGSAPMFPFGAAGATDPFLARYGRALPRGLREEAAGMTWAEFESAYGGRPGPVRLGGWSATALGAGRSAFEATIAIGDTIHTASATTCGPMAAMTAMLYDLGLNIEILSFHRHDLGEMSATFLLCRSGEHTAWVMGTGETGIESSLRAMIAGINKLGA, from the coding sequence ATGAACGCCTTCACCTCTTTCTCCGGTTCTGCTCCGATGTTCCCCTTCGGCGCTGCGGGCGCCACCGATCCGTTCCTCGCCCGATACGGGCGTGCACTTCCTCGGGGATTGCGCGAGGAAGCCGCCGGCATGACCTGGGCGGAGTTCGAATCCGCCTACGGCGGCCGTCCCGGCCCCGTCCGGCTCGGTGGCTGGTCGGCAACCGCCCTGGGGGCGGGTCGCAGCGCATTCGAGGCGACCATCGCGATCGGCGACACGATCCACACCGCATCCGCCACGACCTGCGGACCGATGGCCGCGATGACCGCGATGCTGTACGACCTCGGGCTGAACATCGAGATCCTGTCGTTCCATCGGCACGACCTCGGTGAGATGTCTGCGACTTTCCTGCTGTGCCGTTCCGGCGAGCACACGGCATGGGTGATGGGCACGGGCGAGACCGGCATCGAGTCGTCGCTGCGGGCGATGATCGCGGGGATCAACAAGCTCGGCGCATGA
- a CDS encoding GNAT family N-acetyltransferase, producing the protein MSMPPLEEAVSVDEAGIWDAEAIAQVAAATFPLACPPDAAEDDIAEFIERTLSAEKFAEYLSSPERIVLEARAGGEIVGYLMAVDAAPEDPEIDAVITARPAIEISKLYVMPGHHGAGVSVALMEAIVARARTLGRAGLWLGVNQENTRARRFYEKQGFVAVGTRTFVVGAQTHDDFVMQRTL; encoded by the coding sequence ATGTCCATGCCACCACTCGAAGAAGCGGTCTCCGTCGACGAGGCGGGCATCTGGGATGCCGAAGCGATCGCCCAGGTCGCCGCGGCCACCTTCCCTCTCGCCTGCCCTCCGGACGCCGCCGAGGACGACATCGCCGAGTTCATCGAGCGAACCCTCAGTGCCGAGAAGTTCGCCGAGTACCTGTCGTCGCCCGAACGCATCGTCCTCGAGGCGCGTGCGGGCGGCGAGATCGTCGGTTATCTGATGGCAGTGGACGCCGCACCCGAGGATCCCGAGATCGACGCCGTGATCACGGCGCGGCCGGCGATCGAGATCAGCAAGCTGTACGTGATGCCGGGTCATCACGGTGCCGGAGTGTCCGTGGCGCTCATGGAAGCGATCGTTGCGCGGGCTCGCACGCTCGGTCGGGCCGGACTGTGGCTCGGAGTCAATCAGGAGAACACGCGCGCCCGTCGCTTCTACGAGAAGCAGGGATTCGTGGCGGTCGGCACGCGCACGTTCGTGGTGGGCGCACAGACACACGACGATTTCGTCATGCAGCGCACCCTGTGA
- the zapE gene encoding cell division protein ZapE: MHERLVDRNPVVPADQLVAQMVPPAMFDEVSFESYIPDPNEPSQAAAVKTAAEFVGRIGKIRGGKRGLFGRRSQPQGAGLYLDGGFGVGKTHLLASIFHSAPAPKAFGTFVELTHVVGALGFNKAVEELSNHSVLCIDEFELDDPGDTMLVSRLLTELSARGVSIVATSNTLPGQLGEGRFAAQDFLREIKKLSSIFETIRVDGPDYRHRDLPPAPDPVESAELVERADAIPGATLDDFDELCAHLSTLHPSRYGKLVEGVPAVFLEGVHPAKDQSVALRLVVLADRMYDASIPVTVSGAKLDEIFTPEMLAGGYRKKYLRATSRLLALSRFEVAAG; this comes from the coding sequence ATGCACGAACGTCTCGTCGATCGCAATCCGGTGGTGCCTGCAGACCAGTTGGTGGCGCAGATGGTGCCCCCCGCGATGTTCGACGAGGTGAGCTTCGAGTCGTACATCCCCGATCCCAACGAACCGAGCCAGGCGGCCGCGGTGAAGACTGCGGCGGAATTCGTCGGCAGGATCGGGAAGATCCGTGGCGGCAAACGGGGGCTGTTCGGCCGCCGCTCCCAGCCGCAGGGTGCCGGTCTCTATCTCGACGGCGGCTTCGGTGTGGGCAAGACCCACCTGCTCGCCTCGATCTTCCACAGCGCACCCGCGCCCAAGGCTTTCGGCACCTTCGTCGAGCTCACCCACGTCGTCGGTGCTCTCGGGTTCAACAAGGCCGTCGAAGAACTGTCGAACCACAGCGTGCTGTGCATCGACGAGTTCGAACTCGACGATCCGGGCGACACCATGCTCGTCTCCCGTCTGCTGACCGAATTGTCGGCTCGTGGCGTCTCGATCGTCGCAACCTCGAACACGCTGCCCGGCCAGCTCGGCGAGGGCCGGTTCGCGGCCCAGGACTTTCTCCGCGAGATCAAGAAGCTCTCGTCCATCTTCGAGACGATCCGCGTCGACGGCCCCGATTACCGTCACCGCGACCTGCCGCCCGCGCCCGACCCGGTCGAGTCGGCCGAGCTCGTGGAGCGCGCCGACGCGATCCCGGGTGCCACGCTCGACGACTTCGACGAGCTGTGCGCGCATCTGAGCACCCTGCATCCGTCCCGCTACGGCAAGCTCGTCGAGGGTGTGCCCGCAGTCTTCCTCGAGGGCGTCCACCCCGCGAAGGACCAGTCGGTGGCTCTGCGCCTGGTGGTCCTCGCCGACCGGATGTACGACGCGAGCATCCCGGTGACGGTTTCCGGAGCCAAGCTCGACGAGATCTTCACGCCTGAGATGCTCGCCGGTGGCTACCGCAAGAAGTACCTGCGCGCGACGTCCCGCCTGCTGGCATTGTCCCGCTTCGAGGTCGCCGCAGGCTGA
- a CDS encoding alpha/beta fold hydrolase has protein sequence MRRSGVIAAMWITVAAVSTACGAGPSIRPDVAVVRDDPGVAGDRPQQDETTVPELPVPSTEPAWRDCTGETLSAFDAPPGPAGLVLECAEVVAPIDVAGTVTGTFPLAVMRARLADTPPDAAPLVLTTGADTASTRALTGMATGPMSGALAMRPIVAVDRRGIGSSLAIDCIFPADRRGLGDLGQFGRTGDAPERVAELGRQATVSCTDYLQPQQLMFGASHAADDIERLRQAWGVDRIGLLGVGNGATVALAYAAAYPGAVGRLVLDSPAAATADAELMAESQARGAEAAVDAFARQCAALDCALGDDPRAAIEELHEQATAGELAPVSANSLLTALTGVLGTPRADLQARVRDVADVLAAARDGDVMPLIDLVGAAEEALSTDGQFVARCSDGQRWPTPTHAGDLAKSWSTLYPLYGADLATGLTACAAWPSLPAPPLPAALDVPVLVSSGAADPIVGNAGVESVTGVLTAGGIAWASLSWQGAGYSAVLHSGCVQARVESYLSDGELPPNGSLCPA, from the coding sequence ATGCGCAGATCGGGAGTGATCGCCGCGATGTGGATCACGGTTGCCGCGGTGTCGACCGCGTGCGGAGCAGGACCGTCGATACGTCCCGACGTCGCCGTCGTGCGAGACGATCCCGGCGTCGCCGGGGACCGGCCCCAGCAGGACGAGACGACGGTGCCCGAGCTTCCGGTGCCGTCGACCGAACCCGCCTGGCGGGATTGCACGGGCGAGACGCTGTCCGCCTTCGACGCACCCCCGGGTCCTGCAGGTCTCGTCCTCGAGTGCGCGGAGGTCGTCGCACCGATCGATGTGGCCGGCACCGTGACGGGCACCTTCCCCTTGGCCGTCATGCGCGCGCGGCTGGCGGACACTCCCCCCGACGCGGCTCCCCTGGTTCTCACGACCGGTGCCGATACGGCGTCGACACGCGCACTCACCGGCATGGCGACCGGCCCCATGTCCGGTGCACTGGCGATGCGCCCGATCGTCGCGGTGGATCGTCGCGGAATCGGCAGCTCGCTCGCGATCGACTGCATCTTTCCTGCGGATCGCCGCGGTCTCGGCGACCTCGGCCAATTCGGCCGCACCGGTGATGCACCCGAGCGCGTCGCCGAGCTCGGCCGTCAGGCGACCGTCTCGTGCACCGACTACCTGCAGCCCCAGCAACTGATGTTCGGCGCCTCGCACGCCGCCGACGACATCGAGCGTCTCCGCCAGGCGTGGGGGGTGGACCGGATCGGTCTGCTCGGAGTGGGGAACGGTGCGACCGTCGCACTCGCCTACGCTGCCGCGTATCCCGGCGCGGTCGGCCGTCTCGTCCTCGACTCCCCCGCCGCGGCCACTGCGGACGCTGAGCTCATGGCCGAGTCGCAGGCCCGCGGCGCAGAGGCCGCCGTCGACGCCTTCGCCCGGCAGTGCGCCGCCCTGGACTGCGCTCTGGGAGACGATCCCCGCGCGGCGATCGAGGAGCTGCACGAGCAGGCGACCGCGGGCGAGCTCGCGCCCGTCTCGGCCAACTCCTTGCTCACCGCGCTGACGGGAGTCCTCGGCACTCCGCGTGCCGATCTGCAGGCCCGCGTCCGCGATGTGGCGGACGTCCTCGCGGCGGCGCGGGACGGTGACGTCATGCCGCTCATCGACCTGGTGGGCGCGGCCGAGGAAGCGCTCTCGACGGACGGCCAGTTCGTCGCGCGGTGCAGCGACGGGCAGCGGTGGCCGACCCCGACCCACGCGGGCGATCTCGCGAAGAGCTGGTCGACGCTGTACCCGCTGTACGGAGCGGATCTCGCGACGGGCCTCACCGCGTGCGCGGCCTGGCCGAGCCTGCCTGCTCCGCCGCTGCCCGCGGCCCTCGACGTGCCCGTGCTCGTCTCCTCGGGCGCGGCCGACCCGATCGTCGGCAACGCCGGGGTGGAATCGGTGACCGGTGTCCTCACGGCGGGTGGCATCGCCTGGGCGTCACTGTCGTGGCAGGGCGCCGGCTATTCGGCGGTCCTGCACTCGGGATGCGTGCAGGCCCGGGTGGAGAGCTACCTCTCCGACGGGGAACTCCCACCCAACGGGAGCCTGTGCCCCGCATGA
- a CDS encoding glycosyltransferase family 87 protein, with the protein MFLRSLEPRTARTTAEVVKAVVWPLAVLTVLHRVVIKAVNGFRTDDFTPVYNAALAFLNRRPVYTAEFQWVDPHYLYPPSGTLLIAPIAVIDPERSRWLFILANAIAILIALYLLLRMFGLRLDSPIAPVLVFAAFASETVTNTLVFTNINGLVLLGEIAFLTLLLKRRDLWAGAALGLTFAVKPILAPLLLLPLVRGQWKVFVTAAGVPIALTIIAWPLSVDAWQFVEHTVPYLLESRDYFNSAIVGNGMYYGLPGWLIFGLRAVLAVMVAVSVWLLYRYCRHDEVFFVCTAGGVLLAASFLLSSLGQMYYSMMLFPLLMTVLLPNSVMRNWPAWLAVYGFLSYDSWLSSRWVEAGRAAEYMKTTFGWSLLLIVVFAVLLDRYLAAKREGRLADGIEPSHLLEEKQPART; encoded by the coding sequence GTGTTCCTCAGAAGTCTCGAACCCCGTACCGCACGCACGACCGCCGAGGTGGTCAAGGCTGTGGTGTGGCCCCTCGCCGTACTGACGGTTCTGCACCGCGTCGTGATCAAAGCGGTCAACGGGTTTCGAACGGACGACTTCACCCCGGTCTACAACGCGGCGCTGGCCTTCCTCAACCGCCGGCCGGTGTACACCGCCGAGTTCCAGTGGGTCGACCCCCACTATCTCTACCCACCTTCCGGAACCCTGCTGATCGCACCGATCGCGGTGATCGACCCGGAACGCTCGCGGTGGCTGTTCATCCTGGCCAATGCGATCGCGATCCTCATCGCGCTGTACCTGCTGCTGCGCATGTTCGGTCTGCGACTCGATTCCCCGATCGCGCCGGTGCTGGTCTTCGCCGCGTTCGCGTCCGAGACCGTGACCAACACACTCGTCTTCACGAACATCAACGGTCTCGTCCTCCTCGGCGAGATAGCGTTCCTGACGCTGCTGCTCAAACGGCGCGACCTGTGGGCCGGAGCGGCGCTCGGCCTGACCTTCGCCGTCAAACCGATCCTCGCGCCCCTGCTGTTGTTGCCACTTGTCCGCGGCCAGTGGAAGGTCTTCGTCACCGCTGCCGGCGTCCCGATCGCGCTGACGATCATCGCCTGGCCCCTGTCGGTCGACGCATGGCAGTTCGTGGAGCACACCGTGCCCTATCTGCTCGAGTCCCGCGACTACTTCAACAGCGCGATCGTCGGCAACGGCATGTACTACGGGCTTCCCGGATGGCTGATCTTCGGTCTACGGGCGGTGCTCGCGGTGATGGTGGCGGTTTCGGTGTGGCTGCTCTACCGCTACTGCCGTCACGACGAGGTGTTCTTCGTATGCACCGCCGGGGGCGTGTTGCTCGCGGCGTCGTTCCTGCTCTCGTCGCTCGGTCAGATGTACTACTCGATGATGCTGTTCCCGCTGCTGATGACGGTGCTGCTGCCGAACTCCGTGATGCGGAACTGGCCTGCCTGGCTCGCCGTCTACGGTTTCCTGAGCTACGACTCGTGGCTGTCGAGCCGCTGGGTGGAGGCCGGACGGGCCGCGGAGTACATGAAGACCACTTTCGGCTGGTCGCTGTTGCTCATCGTCGTCTTCGCCGTCCTGCTCGACCGGTACCTCGCGGCGAAGCGCGAAGGACGCTTGGCGGACGGCATCGAGCCGTCGCACCTGCTCGAGGAGAAGCAACCGGCACGCACGTGA
- the msrB gene encoding peptide-methionine (R)-S-oxide reductase MsrB, with protein sequence MTSAPRSEPAPKVVHSDEEWRAKLTPAEFAVLRQAGTERPFVGEYTDTETEGVYECRACGAELFRSTEKFHSHCGWPSFFDPSASDAVILREDNSLGMRRVEVVCATCHSHLGHVFEGEGYPTPTDKRYCINSISLRLVPSE encoded by the coding sequence ATGACGTCTGCTCCTCGATCCGAACCCGCACCCAAGGTCGTCCACAGCGACGAGGAATGGCGCGCGAAGCTCACTCCCGCCGAATTCGCCGTGCTGCGGCAGGCCGGCACCGAACGTCCCTTCGTCGGCGAGTACACCGACACCGAGACCGAGGGCGTCTACGAATGCCGCGCGTGCGGTGCCGAACTGTTCCGCAGTACCGAGAAGTTCCACTCGCACTGCGGGTGGCCGTCGTTCTTCGATCCTTCCGCCTCCGACGCCGTGATCCTGCGCGAGGACAACTCGCTGGGGATGCGGCGTGTCGAGGTGGTGTGCGCGACGTGCCACAGCCATCTCGGGCACGTCTTCGAGGGCGAGGGATACCCGACCCCCACCGACAAGCGGTACTGCATCAACTCGATCTCCCTGCGCCTGGTTCCGTCGGAGTGA
- a CDS encoding HAD family hydrolase: MATTLFDAVLFDFSGTLFRLEEDESWLADVTDEAGEPFDVHRQAELMRRLTAPTGQPVEMDADEHHAWTNRDREPRWHREAYLTVLRKSGLADPEQAQALYRKVTDPDCWTVYPDTVPVIEALTGDGIAVGVVSNIAFDLRPAFARLGIDDLVSVFALSFEVGAVKPEPEIFRYAVDALGVDPQRTLMIGDSEKADGAARSIGCAFELVEPSPTAERHDALWTALAAAGITPTEPGAGRSS; this comes from the coding sequence ATGGCCACGACACTTTTCGACGCCGTCCTGTTCGATTTCTCCGGCACGTTGTTCCGGCTCGAGGAGGACGAGAGCTGGCTCGCCGACGTCACCGACGAGGCGGGTGAACCCTTCGACGTACACCGGCAGGCCGAACTCATGCGGCGGTTGACCGCGCCCACCGGCCAACCCGTCGAGATGGATGCCGACGAGCACCACGCATGGACCAACCGCGACCGCGAACCCCGATGGCACCGCGAGGCCTATCTGACGGTGCTGAGGAAGTCGGGACTCGCCGACCCCGAACAGGCTCAGGCGCTGTACCGGAAGGTGACCGACCCCGACTGCTGGACGGTCTATCCCGACACGGTCCCCGTGATCGAGGCGCTCACCGGCGACGGGATCGCCGTGGGAGTGGTGAGCAACATCGCGTTCGACCTGCGGCCCGCCTTCGCGCGGCTCGGCATCGACGACCTCGTGTCGGTGTTCGCGTTGTCCTTCGAGGTGGGCGCCGTCAAACCCGAGCCGGAGATCTTCCGCTACGCCGTCGACGCGCTGGGCGTCGACCCGCAGCGCACGCTGATGATCGGCGACAGCGAGAAGGCGGACGGCGCCGCACGGTCGATCGGATGCGCGTTCGAACTCGTCGAACCGTCACCGACCGCCGAGCGGCACGACGCGCTGTGGACCGCACTGGCCGCAGCCGGGATCACTCCGACGGAACCAGGCGCAGGGAGATCGAGTTGA
- a CDS encoding L-lactate dehydrogenase: MAATRASAGSSTKLSVVGAGSVGTAVAYACLLRGSADAIALFDTNPAKVRAEVLDLNHGTQFAPSCRIEGGDDVAVTAGSDLIVVTAGAKQHPGQSRLELAAANVALARDLTPRLLSVSPDAVIVFVSNPVDIVTRAAIAATGITDGRIFGSGTVLDSGRLRYLLAHRADVAIENVHAFVVGEHGDSEVALWSGATIGGVPVDSFTFDGRPVFGADTRAELFDEVVRSAYEIIRGKGATNLAIGLSSARIVEAVLRNQRRVLAVSTLQTGLHDLQDVCLSLPTIVDARGAHTVLEVPLSSEEKSGLAASAATLHDVQSSLGL, encoded by the coding sequence ATGGCCGCAACTCGTGCGAGTGCCGGAAGCAGTACGAAACTGTCCGTCGTCGGTGCCGGCAGCGTCGGGACTGCGGTGGCCTACGCGTGTCTGTTGCGGGGGTCGGCCGACGCGATCGCATTGTTCGACACGAATCCCGCGAAGGTGCGCGCCGAGGTCCTCGATCTGAACCACGGCACCCAGTTCGCGCCGTCGTGCCGGATCGAGGGCGGCGACGACGTCGCCGTCACCGCGGGTTCGGATCTGATCGTCGTCACGGCGGGCGCCAAGCAGCATCCCGGTCAGTCGCGCCTCGAGCTCGCCGCCGCGAACGTCGCCCTGGCACGGGATCTGACGCCCCGCCTGCTGTCCGTCTCCCCCGACGCGGTGATCGTATTCGTCAGCAATCCCGTCGACATCGTGACCCGTGCCGCGATCGCGGCAACCGGCATCACGGACGGTCGGATCTTCGGATCGGGAACCGTGCTCGATTCCGGTCGGCTGCGATATCTGCTGGCGCACCGCGCCGATGTCGCGATCGAGAACGTCCACGCGTTCGTCGTCGGGGAGCACGGCGACTCGGAGGTCGCTCTGTGGTCCGGTGCGACGATCGGCGGCGTGCCGGTGGACTCCTTCACCTTCGACGGACGACCGGTCTTCGGTGCCGACACCCGCGCCGAACTCTTCGACGAGGTGGTGCGCAGCGCCTACGAGATCATCCGCGGCAAGGGCGCCACGAATCTCGCCATCGGCCTGTCGAGTGCCCGCATCGTGGAGGCGGTCCTGCGCAACCAGCGCCGGGTGCTGGCGGTCTCGACGCTGCAGACCGGCCTGCACGACTTGCAGGACGTCTGCCTGTCGCTCCCCACCATCGTCGACGCGCGCGGCGCGCACACCGTGCTCGAGGTGCCGCTGTCGTCGGAGGAGAAATCGGGGCTGGCCGCCTCCGCGGCCACCCTGCACGACGTACAGTCGTCCCTCGGCTTGTGA
- a CDS encoding molybdopterin-dependent oxidoreductase, producing the protein MAHWGMFSAQARDGEVVAVHPYAGDRDPSPILGNIPGSVRHRARIAGPAVRRGWLENGPGPSTRRGDDEYVAVSWDELTEILAGELQRVKDRHGNRAIFGGSYGWSAPGRFHHAQSQVHRFLKMFGGYTRSVHSYSLGATGVIMPHVVGTHWKLFARSTSWEVIARETDLMVCFGGIPLKNTAVNDGGTSDHPTRDALDRMRARGGRIVSFSPIRSDVHGEHEWLAPRPGTDVAIMLALAYVLATEGLIDREFLDRYCTGYDRFEHYLLGRTDGVPKTPEWAATLSGLPVETFVDLARRMARGRTLVSVTWSLQRVRHGEQAPWAGVTLAAMLGQLGVPGGGFGHGYGSMNEPGLAPVPYPLPTLFQGNNDVEDFIPVAAISDLLLRPGEQFDYDGRRLTFPDIRLVYWAGGNPFHHHQDIGRLRRALQRPDTIVVHDPYWTPMAKHADIVVPSTTALERDDLTCTRNDPLLVAMQAAVPRFADARDDYDTFTALAHRLGFGEKFTEGRTSRQWLEHLYEQWRGFVLADARRVEDPPPFEDFWYGGPVRMRTEDDLTLFEDFRSDPDGNPLRTPSGRLEIFSADIDSFGYDDCAGHPTWYEPDEWLGSPRVERFPLHLIANQPATRLHGQLDHGSVSQASKIRGREPIRMHPDDAAARGLEAGDIVRVFNDRGSCLAGVVVDDGLLPSVVQLATGAWYDPLDPSDPGSMCVHGNANVLTPDVGTSSLSHGCTGQHVLVDVELFDGDLPPIRAHDPPVVRPR; encoded by the coding sequence ATGGCGCACTGGGGGATGTTCTCGGCGCAGGCACGCGACGGTGAGGTCGTCGCCGTGCATCCCTACGCCGGGGACCGCGACCCCTCACCGATTCTGGGGAACATCCCCGGATCGGTGCGGCACCGTGCTCGCATCGCCGGACCGGCCGTTCGCCGCGGCTGGCTCGAGAACGGACCGGGACCGAGCACGCGACGCGGCGACGACGAGTACGTGGCCGTGTCGTGGGACGAGCTCACCGAGATCCTCGCGGGCGAACTGCAGCGCGTGAAGGACCGGCACGGCAACCGGGCGATCTTCGGCGGCTCCTACGGCTGGTCGGCGCCCGGCCGGTTCCACCACGCGCAGAGCCAGGTGCACCGCTTCCTGAAGATGTTCGGCGGCTACACCCGCTCGGTGCACTCCTACTCGCTCGGCGCGACCGGCGTGATCATGCCGCACGTGGTCGGCACCCACTGGAAGTTGTTCGCGCGCTCCACCTCCTGGGAGGTCATCGCCCGCGAGACCGACCTGATGGTGTGCTTCGGCGGCATCCCGCTCAAGAACACCGCCGTCAACGACGGCGGTACGAGCGATCACCCCACCCGCGACGCCCTCGACCGGATGCGGGCCCGCGGCGGCCGGATCGTCTCGTTCAGCCCGATCCGCAGCGACGTGCACGGCGAGCACGAGTGGCTCGCTCCCCGGCCGGGCACCGATGTCGCGATCATGCTCGCCCTTGCGTACGTCCTGGCCACCGAAGGCCTCATCGACCGCGAGTTCCTCGACCGCTACTGCACCGGCTACGACCGGTTCGAGCACTATCTGCTCGGCCGCACCGACGGCGTCCCCAAGACCCCCGAGTGGGCGGCCACGCTCTCGGGGCTGCCCGTCGAGACCTTCGTCGACCTCGCGCGGCGCATGGCCCGCGGTCGCACCCTGGTGTCCGTGACCTGGTCGCTGCAACGCGTCCGCCACGGCGAGCAGGCTCCCTGGGCGGGCGTGACCCTCGCCGCGATGCTCGGTCAACTCGGCGTTCCCGGCGGCGGATTCGGTCACGGTTACGGTTCGATGAACGAACCCGGCCTCGCGCCCGTCCCGTATCCGTTGCCCACCCTGTTCCAGGGCAACAACGACGTCGAGGACTTCATCCCCGTCGCCGCGATCTCCGACCTGCTGTTGCGGCCGGGGGAGCAGTTCGACTACGACGGTCGTCGCCTGACCTTCCCGGACATCCGGCTCGTGTACTGGGCAGGCGGCAATCCCTTCCATCACCACCAGGACATCGGCCGGCTCCGTCGCGCCCTGCAGCGACCGGACACGATCGTCGTCCACGACCCGTACTGGACGCCGATGGCCAAGCACGCCGACATCGTCGTGCCGTCGACCACGGCACTCGAGCGCGACGACCTCACGTGCACGCGCAACGATCCGCTGCTCGTCGCGATGCAGGCCGCCGTCCCGCGCTTCGCCGACGCCCGCGACGACTACGACACCTTCACCGCTCTGGCCCACCGTCTCGGATTCGGCGAGAAGTTCACCGAGGGCCGGACTTCCCGGCAGTGGCTGGAACACCTCTACGAGCAGTGGCGCGGTTTCGTCCTCGCCGACGCCCGGCGGGTGGAGGATCCACCGCCCTTCGAGGACTTCTGGTACGGCGGACCGGTACGGATGCGGACCGAGGACGATCTCACCCTGTTCGAGGACTTCCGGTCCGATCCCGATGGGAACCCGCTGCGGACCCCCAGCGGACGCCTCGAGATATTCTCCGCCGACATCGACTCGTTCGGGTACGACGACTGTGCCGGTCACCCCACCTGGTACGAGCCGGACGAATGGCTCGGTTCCCCACGGGTCGAACGGTTCCCGCTGCATCTGATCGCCAACCAGCCGGCGACGCGCCTGCACGGGCAACTCGACCACGGTTCCGTGAGCCAGGCGTCGAAGATCCGCGGCCGCGAACCGATCCGGATGCATCCCGACGACGCCGCCGCGCGAGGTCTGGAAGCCGGCGACATCGTCCGCGTGTTCAACGATCGGGGGTCCTGCCTCGCCGGGGTCGTCGTGGACGACGGGCTGCTGCCGAGCGTCGTCCAGCTCGCGACGGGTGCCTGGTACGACCCGCTGGACCCGTCCGATCCGGGATCGATGTGCGTGCACGGGAATGCGAACGTGCTCACCCCCGACGTCGGGACCTCGTCGCTGTCCCACGGATGCACGGGGCAACACGTGCTCGTCGACGTCGAGCTGTTCGACGGCGACCTGCCGCCCATCCGGGCCCACGACCCGCCTGTCGTCCGGCCACGCTGA